From the genome of Gemmatimonadaceae bacterium, one region includes:
- a CDS encoding PDZ domain-containing protein translates to MRRNRRETVLILAVIVLAALAFPAGRAWGQAVFGGSGGSGPDLGIGRMIAPYAIVHAADDWIQLGGELELRDIRPNGPAAGQVRDGDMLVAVDGALITTREGSAHLFDAQRGHPLRLTIRRSGRDREVIIVPTGGKLANAESHASKPAAAGPPARTGGAPRVHTPGWLGVGLSCQCTVQSSQDGADIWSFAKAPEVFAVRADGPAAQAGVRAGDTVESIGGILLTTPEGGRRWSAIAPGQSVRLGIRRGQTKITLVVLAGER, encoded by the coding sequence ATGCGGCGGAATCGACGCGAAACGGTCCTGATCCTGGCGGTGATCGTCCTGGCAGCCCTGGCGTTCCCCGCCGGACGGGCGTGGGGGCAGGCGGTGTTCGGCGGCTCCGGCGGCAGCGGTCCGGATCTCGGGATCGGGCGCATGATCGCGCCGTACGCGATCGTGCATGCGGCCGACGACTGGATTCAACTCGGGGGTGAGCTCGAACTCCGAGACATCCGGCCGAACGGGCCGGCGGCGGGACAGGTGCGAGATGGCGACATGCTGGTCGCCGTGGACGGTGCGCTCATCACGACGCGCGAGGGAAGCGCGCATCTCTTCGACGCGCAGCGGGGCCACCCGCTCCGCTTGACGATTCGCCGTAGCGGGCGCGACCGAGAGGTCATCATCGTGCCGACGGGCGGGAAGTTGGCGAACGCGGAGTCACACGCATCGAAGCCCGCAGCAGCGGGGCCGCCCGCGCGGACTGGCGGGGCGCCCCGCGTCCACACGCCGGGGTGGCTCGGCGTCGGCCTGTCGTGCCAGTGCACGGTGCAATCGAGCCAGGACGGGGCGGATATCTGGTCTTTCGCCAAGGCGCCCGAGGTATTCGCGGTCCGCGCCGATGGCCCCGCGGCGCAGGCAGGCGTTCGCGCCGGGGATACCGTGGAGAGCATCGGCGGCATTCTGCTCACCACGCCCGAAGGCGGACGGCGGTGGAGCGCGATCGCGCCCGGTCAGTCGGTGCGACTTGGCATTCGGCGCGGCCAAACGAAGATCACCCTCGTTGTGCTCGCAGGCGAGCGCTGA